The following are from one region of the Magallana gigas chromosome 4, xbMagGiga1.1, whole genome shotgun sequence genome:
- the LOC109620542 gene encoding cyclic GMP-AMP synthase-like receptor 1 produces MNVIMGEEFLLHAFKLKCEFQVMVNEIVTADIEAGVRKMIEFVLQQLKQRCPELEVADIIPTGSFYEGTKVGAPDEFDFMLTLAKLSVPDKISLHPGCSVWYPHIKLQPEVDFPSQYKVNVRLDGEQSKDKDFLGNPRFVVLDFWKEIKKEMASLNNSSVKFILPHTKGSISFEPCESKKLEFFYIQKSTLPENTSIQSEVKIFPVESLKIGVDLMLAMDHPSLESVVELPGFPKRFKDLLFKHGCHVVPKSCHINHMARTKCWFVTFSCMERELISNMNEHHKKCYKILKSLISSDINMSRKCMNLSSYTLKTAFLFHVYGENGCLSSETLSGCVCDVLDYMSSNLYHTKMPCFFARDMNTWGNILETPWFQWKVSESSLDSGYAFAICWIKLMYAFLNHLKKIISEKKKISEEDSKALLKRCDYFKAAVGNVMKYFVEQSLVFQIEENPGSLGGCTEEFFSNFIQYLRNTYNVDLFFLL; encoded by the coding sequence ATGAATGTAATAATGGGTGAGGAATTCCTATTGCACGCTTTCAAATTGAAATGCGAATTTCAAGTTATGGTAAACGAAATAGTAACCGCGGATATTGAGGCTGGTGTGAGAAAAATGATTGAATTTGTTTTGCAACAGCTAAAACAACGCTGTCCCGAATTAGAAGTGGCTGACATAATACCGACAGGAAGTTTTTATGAGGGCACAAAAGTAGGAGCACCTGACGAGTTTGATTTCATGCTGACTTTGGCGAAGCTTTCTGTACCCGACAAAATTTCTCTGCATCCAGGTTGCTCTGTGTGGTATCCTCATATCAAATTACAACCAGAGGTTGATTTTCCGTCTCAGTATAAGGTTAATGTTCGTCTTGATGGAGAACAAAGCAAAGATAAAGACTTCCTAGGAAATCCGAGGTTCGTAGTTCTTGACTTTTGgaaggaaattaaaaaagaaatggctAGCCTTAATAATTCttctgtaaaatttattttgcccCATACTAAGGGATCAATTTCTTTTGAACCTTGTGAgagcaaaaaactagaatttttctacatacAAAAGTCGACATTACCCGAGAATACCAGCATTCAGTCAGAGGTGAAAATTTTTCCAGTAGAGAGTTTAAAAATTGGAGTTGATCTAATGCTGGCTATGGATCATCCTTCTTTAGAGTCAGTAGTTGAACTGCCAGGGTTTCCTAAACGTTTTAaggatttactttttaaacacgGATGCCACGTAGTTCCTAAATCATGCCATATCAATCATATGGCCCGTACAAAGTGTTGGTTTGTAACCTTTTCGTGCATGGAACGTGAGCTGATAAGCAACATGAATGAGCACCACAAGAAATGTTACAAGATTCTGAAGTCACTTATCAGCTCTGATATTAACATGTCAAGAAAATGCATGAACTTGTCATCTTATACTCTAAAAActgcatttttatttcatgtatatGGAGAAAACGGATGTTTATCTTCTGAAACATTGTCTGGATGTGTTTGCGACGTATTGGACTATATGTCCTCAAACTTGTATCATACAAAGATGCCGTGCTTTTTCGCAAGAGATATGAACACTTGGGGGAATATTCTAGAAACTCCTTGGTTTCAATGGAAGGTATCGGAAAGTTCCTTGGACTCCGGTTATGCGTTTGCAATATGCtggataaaattaatgtatgcatttttaaatcatctgaaaaaaataatctccgaaaagaaaaaaatttctgaGGAAGATTCAAAAGCCCTTTTAAAAAGATGTGATTATTTCAAGGCAGCAGTTGGGAACGTGATGAAATACTTTGTAGAACAGAGTTTAGTTTTTCAAATTGAAGAAAATCCGGGCTCTTTAGGGGGTTGTACAGAGGAATTTTTCTCAAACTTTATCCAATACCTGAGAAACACTTATAATGTAgacttattttttcttttgtag
- the LOC105342915 gene encoding uncharacterized protein encodes MDKISNWLIILFLKEYNASWAILCPSVGSWETRSWLYCKENPLWYHCLNDLEGEIIEICLKPTYIAKGYYPVLSKEHSSILSTECPRTLYQPFGQMSNEFRKRTCAYTKSLCNGLGEETCKEGSSREDRSCRCRHTDGYVSIESLQTLTNKSCYRPKYETNGCSYFTCPEDEELNPWYACVKKCPFGYHRRKYESSCVANTSSEFLSSETEVYGSTGRILHTSSATQKIHVSKSNIHMMTSI; translated from the exons Atggataaaatttcaaattggcttatcatattatttttgaaagag TACAATGCTTCCTGGGCTATATTGTGCCCATCTGTGGGAAGCTGGGAGACCCGATCTTGGTTGTATTGTAAGGAGAACCCTTTGTGGTATCATTGTTTAAACGATCTGGAGGGggaaattattgaaatatgtCTTAAACCAACATACATTGCAAAAG GTTATTATCCAGTTTTGTCAAAAGAACATTCATCCATTTTATCAACTGAATGTCCAAGGACACTTTACCAACCGTTTGGACAGATGTCCAACGAATTCCGGAAGCGCACCTGTGCTTACACAAAGTCACTGTGCAATGGCTTAGGGGAGGAAACCTGTAAAGAAGGTAGTTCCCGCGAGGATCGCAGCTGTCGATGTAGGCACACTGACGGATATGTGTCCATAGAGAGTCTTCAGACTTTAACAAACAAATCTTGCTATCGACCCAAGTACGAAACTAATGGATGTTCCTACTTTACATGCCCTGAAGATGAGGAACTGAACCCAT GGTATGCGTGTGTTAAAAAATGTCCATTTGGTTATCATAGAAGAAAGTATGAATCAAGCTGTGTTGCAAATACATCATCAGA gTTTTTAAGTTCAGAAACTGAAGTTTATGGATCAACAGGAAGAATATTGCACACATCTTCAGCAACACAGAAGATTCACGTTAGTAAGAGCAATATACATATGATGACTTCAATATGA
- the LOC136275100 gene encoding uncharacterized protein, translated as MAQSTQETIEQYITRLRQRAETCEFGNRDAIDERIRDQIIDKCVRHNLHRKLLEKGRELTLDQVREIARAMEDSERQAISIENQPQGVSSNVVNKVSVQNKRRFVKKTNSKCYSCGYEGHLRNDPRCPAKGKKCRKCNEVGHFERQCKTKNWSAKGKHGRVHNITEQPDQGDEDKAYAFSVRNSVLDDGLVVNVGGVDLSMIIDSGASCNIMGMPLWNSLKDKRIECVSSKADKQLFAYGSQEPLKVAGIFTATVKYNQTVIPDVEFVVIDGKGQALLGRDTALQLGVLQIVRSVSNAVNADNRSVFDKYPQCFKGVGKLKSFQLEIPIDPDVEPVIQPMRRIPYSLRDKLANKLDELLDLDIIERVEEPCSWVSPVVCVPKRSGDDIRLCVDMRQANTAVKRQT; from the exons ATGGCACAGTCCACACAGGAGACTATTGAACAGTATATAACTCGATTACGTCAGCGTGCAGAAACGTGTGAATTCGGGAACCGTGACGCAATAGACGAGAGGATACGTGACCAGATTATCGACAAGTGCGTACGTCATAACTTGCACCGTAAACTACTTGAGAAAGGTAGAGAACTTACTCTCGACCAAGTCCGTGAAATCGCCAGAGCTATGGAAGACTCTGAGAGACAAGCCATATCAATTGAAAATCAGCCCCAAGGAGTCAGTAGCAATGTTGTCAACAAGGTTAGTGTTCAGAATAAGAGACGTTTTGTGAAAAAGACTAACAGTAAATGTTACAGTTGCGGTTATGAAGGGCACTTACGGAATGATCCTAGATGTCCTGCTAAGGGGAAAAAGTGTCGTAAGTGTAATGAAGTTGGACATTTTGAACGACAGTGTAAAACCAAAAACTGGAGTGCTAAGGGGAAACACGGGAGAGTTCATAACATTACAGAGCAGCCAGATCAAGGCGATGAGGACAAAGCTTACGCATTTAGTGTCCGTAATTCTGTGTTAGATGATGGCCTCGTTGTGAATGTTGGGGGTGTTGACCTCAGTATGATTATCGACTCAGGAGCAAGTTGTAACATTATGGGGATGCCCTTATGGAACAGTCTGAAGGACAAGCGCATCGAATGTGTTTCATCCAAAGCTGACAAGCAACTCTTCGCTTATGGAAGTCAAGAGCCCCTAAAGGTAGCTGGCATATTTACAGCAACCGTGAAATACAACCAAACCGTTATACCGGATGTGGAATTCGTGGTCATCGACGGGAAGGGACAGGCCCTACTTGGTCGTGATACAGCTCTACAGTTGGGTGTTCTACAGATCGTGCGCAGCGTTAGTAATGCCGTCAACGCAGATAACCGTTCAGTGTTTGATAAGTACCCTCAGTGCTTCAAGGGGGTAGGGAAGCTGAAATCGTTTCAACTAGAAATTCCGATTGATCCAGATGTTGAGCCAGTGATTCAACCAATGAGGCGGATACCGTATAGTTTGCGTGACAAACTCGCCAACAAGCTAGATGAACTGCTCGACCTGGACATCATTGAACGCGTTGAAGAGCCGTGTTCGTGGGTGTCGCCCGTTGTGTGCGTTCCAAAACGTTCAGGTGATGACATCAGATTGTGCGTAGACATGCGCCAGGCCAATACCGCCGTCAAGAGA CAAACTTGA